From the Thermoanaerobaculia bacterium genome, the window CGCGGCGCGCGCCAGCTCGTCGATGAACGACTCCCGGGCGAAGACGCCGGACGGATAGTCGACCGAGCGCCAGGCGCCCGTGTTGACGGGCGCCTCGACGGGCGCGTACTCGACGCGCAAGTCCGGAACGGCATACGGGTTGTCCACGGCGCCGTCGGGATTTCCCTCCCAGTGCACCGGATCGTCGGGGCGGAACGGCCCGAACATCGAGAGGTGGAAGGTGGAAACGCGATGTACCCACGCGACCGGCCGCCCTGCGGCGTCGAGTCCCGCCTCGATGCGATGGAGCGCCGCCGGCTGGTAGAAGTCCCCGCGAAAATCGTCCGCCCGGTCCCAGACGACCTGCACGGGACCCGCGACGCGGCGGGCGAGCCCGACGGCTTCGATCACGTAGTCGTAGCCGAGCCGGCGCCCGAAACCGCCCCCGAGGAGCTCGACGTGGAGCCGGACGTTCTCGAGAGGGATCCCGAGGAGTTTGGCGACGTCCTTCTGCGCTTCGTTCGGCGCCTGGGTCCCGACCCAGATCTCGCACGCGCCCGGGGTCACGTGAGCGGCGCAGTTCATCGGCTCGAGCGTCGCGTGCCCCTGGAACGGGTACCGATATTCCGCCGAGATCCGGCGGGCGGCGCGCGCGAGGGCGGCCGGCGCATCACCCTCGTTGCGCGAGGGCTTCGCGCGGGGGATCGCCTCCTCGAGCGCTCGCCAGTGCGACGCGGTGGAATCCGCGCGGTGGGGCCCTTCATCCCACTCGACCGCGAGCGCGTCCCGGCCCGAAAGGGCGGTCCAGGTATCCGACGCGACGACCGCGATTCCGGTCGGGATCTCGACGACATCCGTGACTCCGGCGATCGCCCTGGCGGCGGCCGCATTCCAGCGAACCGGCTTCGCGCCGAAAACCGGAGGCCGGGCGACCGCGGCTTTCCGGAGCCCCGGGATTCTCACGTCGAGTCCGTAGACCGCGCTCCCCGCGACGATCTTCGGACCGTCGACGCGGCGCACCCGGGAGCCCACGATCGTGTACGCCTTCCCGTCCTTCAGCGGCGGGTCCTTCGGAACCGGAACTTTCGAAGCGGCGGCGACGAGCTCGCTGAACGGCAGCGACTTTCCGCCGGAATGGAGCACGCGGCCCTTTTCGGTCCGGCACTCCGCGGCCGGAACGCGCCAGCGCTCGGCCGCGGCGGCGATCAGCATCTCCCGTGCGGCCGCGCCGACCTTCCGAAGCGGGATCCAGTTGTCGACCACGCTGCTGCTGCCGCTCGTGCGCATGTCCGGGAAATCCTTCCCCGGCATCGCGTGCCGGACCGCGACGTTCGCCCAGTCGGCGCCGAGCTCCTCGGCGAGGAGCATCGGGAGGGAGGTCCGCGCGCCCTGGCCCATCTCGGAGTTCGTCGCGACCAGCACAACGCTTCCCGATGGCGCGATTTCGATCCACGGGTTCGGGTGGAACGGCGCCTCCGCGGCGGTCGTCGCGACGATCTCCCCTTCCCCGGTCCAGGGGAACTGGAGAACCAGCGCGGCGGCCGCGCCGCCGAGCGCGGAACGGCGGAGGAAGTCGCGGCGGGTGGTGCTCATTCGGCCTCCCGGGAGAGCGCAGCCGCGCGATGGATCGCCCGGCGCATGCGGTTGTAGGTGCCGCAACGACAGATGAGTGACGACATGGCGGCGTCGATCTCGGCGTCGGAGGGGTTCGGCTTTCCGGCGAGCAGGGCGCTCGCCGCCATGATCATTCCCGGCTGGCACCAGCCGCACTGCGCGACGTCCTCTTCGAGCCACGCGCGCTGGCAGGGATGGAGGTTCCGTTTCCCGAGACCTTCGATCGTCGTGTAGGACTTTCCGCGGGCGTCCGAGGCGGCGACCTGGCAGGAGCGGACGGCGGCCTTTCCGTCATGAACGGTGCATGCCCCGCAGATTCCCATGCCGCAGCCGAATTTCGTGCCTGTCAGCCCGAAGTGGTCCCGCAATACCCAGAGGAGCGGCGTATCCGGATTTCCGTCGAAGACGCGCCGATCGCCGTTGACGGTGATTTCGATTCTGGCCATGCCTCGGGATACGGGAAAACGGCGCCCGAAGTCCCGAGGAAACGCCGAGGTTTGGGTGA encodes:
- a CDS encoding molybdopterin cofactor-binding domain-containing protein — encoded protein: MSTTRRDFLRRSALGGAAAALVLQFPWTGEGEIVATTAAEAPFHPNPWIEIAPSGSVVLVATNSEMGQGARTSLPMLLAEELGADWANVAVRHAMPGKDFPDMRTSGSSSVVDNWIPLRKVGAAAREMLIAAAAERWRVPAAECRTEKGRVLHSGGKSLPFSELVAAASKVPVPKDPPLKDGKAYTIVGSRVRRVDGPKIVAGSAVYGLDVRIPGLRKAAVARPPVFGAKPVRWNAAAARAIAGVTDVVEIPTGIAVVASDTWTALSGRDALAVEWDEGPHRADSTASHWRALEEAIPRAKPSRNEGDAPAALARAARRISAEYRYPFQGHATLEPMNCAAHVTPGACEIWVGTQAPNEAQKDVAKLLGIPLENVRLHVELLGGGFGRRLGYDYVIEAVGLARRVAGPVQVVWDRADDFRGDFYQPAALHRIEAGLDAAGRPVAWVHRVSTFHLSMFGPFRPDDPVHWEGNPDGAVDNPYAVPDLRVEYAPVEAPVNTGAWRSVDYPSGVFARESFIDELARAASRDPLAFRLDLIPSPGTVKLRTISLDNGDRLRRVLSLAAGKAGWLERFERARDGRRWGRGIACNIYHRQTTVAQVAEVSVGEKGDLRVHRVVCAIDCGRAVNPLGLEGQVESGILWGLSATTHGRITFAKGRVEQAGYDDFPVVRMGEAPVVETHIVPSDVRPLGAGEQPVPPIYAAVANAVFDATGVRVRELPIRAEDLKAARG
- a CDS encoding (2Fe-2S)-binding protein, coding for MARIEITVNGDRRVFDGNPDTPLLWVLRDHFGLTGTKFGCGMGICGACTVHDGKAAVRSCQVAASDARGKSYTTIEGLGKRNLHPCQRAWLEEDVAQCGWCQPGMIMAASALLAGKPNPSDAEIDAAMSSLICRCGTYNRMRRAIHRAAALSREAE